Proteins from one Malaya genurostris strain Urasoe2022 chromosome 2, Malgen_1.1, whole genome shotgun sequence genomic window:
- the LOC131432539 gene encoding larval cuticle protein A2B-like — protein MAFKIILIATALVAVNAGLIPEHGYASSHQSIQHHAPLYHHAAPVHQLAAVHAAPVHHTIVKEVEHHAPAHYEFSYSVHDGHTGDIKSQHESRQGDVVHGQYSLLDSDGHHRIVDYQADDHTGFNAVVRREPVNVKLAQPVHKVIVQPVHALAPIAHVAHHHAAPLVHSAHHVASSHYGHQLY, from the exons ATGGCGTTTAAG ATTATCCTAATTGCCACGGCACTAGTCGCTGTTAACGCAGGATTAATTCCGGAACATGGATACGCTTCGTCACATCAGAGCATTCAACACCATGCGCCACTGTATCACCATGCCGCTCCAGTACACCAGTTGGCCGCTGTCCATGCAGCTCCGGTCCACCACACTatcgtaaaggaagtcgaacATCACGCACCTGCCCATTACGAGTTCTCCTACTCCGTCCATGACGGCCACACCGGAGATATCAAAAGTCAGCACGAATCTCGTCAGGGAGACGTAGTCCATGGACAGTACAGTCTGCTGGATTCCGACGGTCACCATCGTATTGTTGACTACCAGGCTGACGACCATACCGGATTCAATGCCGTTGTCCGACGTGAACCGGTCAACGTGAAGCTGGCTCAGCCGGTGCACAAAGTCATCGTTCAGCCAGTTCATGCTCTGGCGCCGATTGCTCACGTTGCTCATCATCATGCTGCTCCTCTGGTGCACAGTGCGCATCATGTTGCCTCTAGCCACTACGGTCATCAGCTTTATTaa